A DNA window from Engystomops pustulosus chromosome 6, aEngPut4.maternal, whole genome shotgun sequence contains the following coding sequences:
- the PCK1 gene encoding phosphoenolpyruvate carboxykinase, cytosolic [GTP] yields the protein MPAQQKAELEVSGIVSQGNLKSLSADVIDFIVTYARICLPENIHICDGSEEENKKLLHQMEEIGMIKRLHKYDNCWLARTDPRDVARIESKTIIVTQEQRDTVPVAKSGVSQLGRWMSEDDFEKAFKSRFPGCMRGRTMYVIPFSMGPIGSPLSKIGIQLTDSPYVVASMRIMTRMGTAVFEALGKGEFVKCLHSVGCPLPLREPLVNNWPCNPELTLIAHIPDRREIISFGSGYGGNSLLGKKCFALRIASRIAKEEGWLAEHMLILGITNPEGKKKYFAAAFPSACGKTNLAMMRPSLPGWKIECVGDDIAWMKFDEQGNLRAINPENGFFGVAPGTSVKTNPNAMETISKNTIFTNVAETSDGGVYWEGMDESPAPGITLTSWKNKEWTQEFGEPAAHPNSRFCTPASQCPIIDPKWESSEGVPIEGIIFGGRRPAGVPLVYEALSWQHGVFVGSAMRSEATAAAEHKGKVIMHDPFAMRPFFGYNFGRYLAHWLSMEHLPSAKLPKIFHVNWFRKDNQGNFLWPGYGENIRVLEWMFKRIDGEDCATETPIGYIPTEGSLNLKGLVDVNMEKLFEISKDFWEDEVKDIRKYFDDQVNADLPYEIDWELNSLEEKLKQV from the exons ATGCCAGCCCAGCAGAAAGCAGAACTCGAGGTCTCCGGCATCGTGTCTCAGGGTAACCTGAAGAGCTTAAGTGCAGATGTGATTGACTTCATAGTTACCTATGCAAGGATCTGCCTGCCAGAAAATATCCACATCTGTGATGGCTCTGAGGAGGAGAACAAGAAGCTTCTCCATCAAATGGAGGAAATTGGTATGATCAAAAGGCTCCATAAATATGACAACTG TTGGCTGGCTCGTACAGATCCCCGGGATGTAGCTCGGATTGAAAGCAAAACTATAATTGTTACCCAAGAGCAGAGAGACACAGTACCAGTTGCCAAAAGTGGAGTCAGCCAACTGGGCCGCTGGATGTCAGAAGACGATTTTGAAAAAGCATTTAAATCAAGATTTCCTGGCTGTATGAGAG GTCGCACAATGTATGTCATTCCATTTAGCATGGGACCCATAGGCTCACCCCTCTCTAAGATTGGCATCCAACTGACAGATTCTCCATATGTAGTAGCAAGCATGAGAATTATGACCCGAATGGGCACTGCTGTCTTTGAAGCTCTGGGGAAAGGAGAATTTGTGAAATGCCTTCATTCTGTTGGCTGCCCGTTACCTCTAAGAG AACCTCTTGTGAATAACTGGCCATGCAACCCAGAACTTACCCTCATTGCCCATATTCCTGACCGTAGAGAAATTATCTCCTTTGGAAGTGGATATGGAGGTAATTCCCTCCTCGGAAAGAAATGCTTTGCTCTTAGGATTGCCAGCCGCATTGCAAAGGAGGAAGGCTGGCTGGCAGAGCACATGTTG ATTTTGGGAATTACCAACCCTGAAGGAAAAAAGAAATATTTTGCAGCAGCTTTCCCAAGTGCTTGTGGGAAAACCAATCTGGCAATGATGAGACCATCACTCCCTGGATGGAAGATTGAGTGTGTAGGAGATGATATTGCTTGGATGAAGTTTGATGAGCAAG GCAATCTTAGGGCAATTAATCCTGAAAATGGATTTTTTGGTGTGGCCCCTGGAACATCTGTGAAGACCAATCCGAATGCCATGGAAACCATTTCgaaaaacacaatatttactAATGTGGCAGAGACAAGTGATGGTGGTGTCTACTGGGAGGGCATGGATGAATCTCCGGCGCCAGGTATTACACTGACCTCATGGAAGAACAAGGAATGGACTCAAGAATTTG GAGAGCCTGCGGCCCACCCCAACTCCCGATTTTGTACTCCAGCCAGTCAATGTCCTATCATTGATCCTAAATGGGAGTCTTCAGAAGGGGTGCCTATTGAAGGCATTATTTTTGGTGGACGCAGACCTGCTG gTGTGCCTTTGGTTTATGAAGCACTGAGTTGGCAACATGGAGTCTTCGTTGGGTCAGCAATGAGATCTGAGGCCACTGCTGCAGCTGAACATAAAG GCAAAGTCATAATGCATGACCCCTTTGCCATGAGACCCTTCTTTGGCTATAATTTTGGCCGGTATCTTGCTCATTGGCTCAGCATGGAACACCTCCCATCCGCCAAGCTACCTAAGATCTTCCATGTTAACTGGTTTCGTAAAGACAACCAAGGAAACTTCCTGTGGCCAGGCTATGGGGAAAACATTCGTGTTCTTGAATGGATGTTTAAGCGGATTGATGGGGAAGACTGtgccactgagacccccatcggCTACATTCCTACTGAGGGATCTCTAAACCTAAAAGGTCTTGTAGATGTCAACATGGAAAAACTGTTCGAAATATCCAAGGACTTCTGGGAAGATGAAGTGAAGGACATTAGGAAATACTTTGATGACCAAGTCAATGCAGATTTGCCCTATGAGATAGACTGGGAACTGAACTCTTTAGAAGAGAAATTAAAGCAGGTGTGA